The nucleotide window AGAGCCTGGAGCTTTTTAACCCGTTGGGTATATTGATCATTCTCTGTCCCCATCTGACAACTCCTTTTAAAAAACAAAGCATTATAGAGGATTCAATGAAAATACGTCAAGGTTCTTGAGGTCTCTCATTTCACCGTCGGATCTTGAGCGCTTTCTTATCCCTTTCGTTCCCGCAGCCACGTTGAGAGATCCTCCGTCTGCTGCGCCTTGAAGCGAATACCGAGCTGGATAAACTCCAGGGTTTGACGAAGCGACCGCTCGGCAGAGGGGAGCTTATTTTCCGGAGCCGCGAAAAAGGCCTCCACCTCCCCATACCATTCCTGCCCCCACAAAGAACGGGTAGACTGTAAAATCCGCTGCGCACCGACACTTCCTCCTTTTTCACGCAACTCCTTCCAGTGACCCTGGACGAATTTCCAGGTCTCCCCTTGCGTCACCGCATTCGCAAAGAGTGCCCGGATCGGTCTCCAGGAATCCTGCGCCCGAACGTCTTCTGACAGGACAAAGTCCAGGACCCTTCGGGTGAGGGCCGGTTTCTGGAAGTCTGCAAGTGCGATGAGGTAGCGATCCCGATCTTCGGGAGTCTTACTGGTCTTAATTTTATTGAGATACTGCTCAAAACGCGTCCCGCCATCGGTTCGCGCGCAAAGACGGATCAGGGGAGTCGCCAGGGTCGAATCAAGAGATCCCCGCTTTGCGAGATAAAGGATCTGGCGTCTGGGAAGTTCTGAAAGAATCTCGACATCCTGGACGATTGCCCCCATCACCCAAAGCGCGGATGCACGGGCCAGACGCACATCATCGCTTTCCCCCGATGCCGGGTCCCATCCCAATTCCTTCCAGACCGGAAAAATGAGACTTTTGGCCAGAGAGACAAAGGCGGAGCGATCACCGGATAAAACCAGGTGATGTGATAGTGTTTCGAGATATCCAGTCATCGCCTCAACGACAACACGCGTTTTATCTCCCTTAAATCGGAAAAGTATCTCCATGAAACGAGAAATCGGAAGTGCGCCATTCTTGCTCAAGGCCCAGTTATGGTTTAAAATTCCGATCCGCTCGGAAGGTGTAAGCTGTGCCGCAATAACCGGTTGTAGCTTATCCCGCAAACGGGAATCATAATCAGTCCTCAGATATGCGCTCTCTCCAGCATTCCCAAAAACCCAGCGAACCTCACTCTCTCCGGGGAGACGACACCGTGTCGTCTCGTCTGAGATAAGGAGGCGGTGCACATGGGTCCCATCGGAATCTTCATACTTGAGGCTGAATGGAATCGTCCAGCGACTTCCCTCATTACCCTCTTCCTGGCCGGAGGCGTGAAATCGTTTCTGTGTGAGGATTAATTCCCGCAGATCGCCGTCTCCGGCCTTGACCGTGACCAACGGAAAGCCCGGTCGCGTAAACCAATCGGTCGCAATGGCCGATACCGGTTGACCGGACGCCGATTCCAGGGCTTTCCAGAGCGCCTCCGCCGGTGCATTTTTATACTGATATTGTTTGATGTATTGTCGAATACCCTCTCGAAACGTCTCCTCCCCCAGAAATTGCTCAACCATCCTCAAACAGGCCGCGCCTTTTTCATAGGTCAGCGCATCGAACATCTCCTCGATCTGAGCACTGCTTGCCACACTGGCTCGAATCGGCCGAGTACTCTCTAGGGCATCCAGTGCAAGCGGGATCTCTTTTTCCTGTTGAAACTCCACCCAGGAATGCCACTCCGGCCGCCATTGATCGACAATCTTACAGGCCAGCCAGGTTGCAAAAGATTCGTTCAACCAGAGATCGTCCCACCACTCCATGGTCACCAGATTTCCAAACCATTGATGAACGATCTCGTGGGTAAGCACATTGGCAACGCGACGCTGCGCCGTCGTCGAGGCGGTATCCTTATCGAGCAGGAGACAGGAATCCCGAAAAAAGATGGCCCCCCAGTTCTCCATTGCACCCATCGCAAAATCAGGAACACAAACGAGGTCGAGCTTTGGATAGGGATAAGGCAGATCAAAATAATCATTTAAAAGGGGAAGAACGGAGGAGGTGACTTCCAAGGCAAACTTCCCGAGATGAAGTTCTCCCGGAAGCGTCCAGATTGCAACAAGGGTCCCGGCAATCTTTATTTCCTCCTTCTCCAACTTCGCAACCGCCAGGGCCAGAAGATAGGTCGACATAACGGGCGTTTCATCAAAGACAAGCTCTTTCATCCCTTCACTCTGAATTTTATCCTGTTTCTCTTCAATCACCGGCATGTTCGAAAGGGCCGTAAGATTAGAAGGAACGCACACGCTTAGGCGAAATCGGGCCTTCATCGCCGGTTCGTCAAAGCAAGGAAAAATCCGTCGGGCGTCGGTCGCCTCGCATTGTGTAAAGGCGTAGGTCTCTCCTTCTGCATGGGCCTCATACAGTCCTCGCATCTGCCGGTTCAACCTGCCGGAAAAAGAGATGAAAAGCCGGGCCGTACCGGCTGGGACCGGTTCTTTCAATGAAAGACAGATCGTTTCTGAGGGAAGATCCTTCTTGATCCGGACAGAAATCGGGTCAGACTCCCCCTCTTGAAACTTCACCCCACCAATATTCAAGTCAAGAGAATGAAGAATAATTTCCCGGACAGGCGCATCAATACGAAGGTCAATCTGAACACTTCCGGAAAAAGTTTTTTCTTCAGGAAGAACTTTTAGTGCAATCTCATACAGGACAGGCCGGACACAATCCGGCAAACGGTCTCTCTTCACTTCTTTCATATATTCTCCCTTAAATATTATCCGTAATCATTCTTCGTGAGGCATTACTCCACGATGAATTTACCGCGCATCGAACGGCCATGCAGACCACAATAATAACGACACACAACCCTCTTATAGAAGATCTTCTTGAAGCGCTTTCCCGGGCCAATCGGTTCCGACCTGAAGGCACAGGGCCCCGATTTCGCGTCCCCCACAATGGAGTGGGAAATATTATCTTCATTTTTCCAGATAATCTTTCCCGCCAGGGGAACGCGGATAGGATTTGGGGTAAAGGCCTCATCCCCCAGAGATTCCGCTTTGAGAACAATAGAAACCCGCCGGACCTGAGGGTCAGATGGAAACTCGCAACCCGCCGATCCCAAAGAAAACATAAACAACCCCAGCATAAAGATGCGGTGACCATCCAACAACATCACACTTTCCTGATGACGGCTTTATTTATAGAACTTCTGATTAAGTCTTGGTTGGTACGCATCGCGTAAGCATAAAATCATTTAAGTTCAACTCGTATCGAAGAATCCTCCCCATTCTTATAGGACGGTTCTTCCATTTTTCAGGAGATAAAATGTTTCAATTCAAGACTCAAATCGCAGAGGATGGTTCTCGCGAAGCCATAGCCGCTATTGTCAATATTTGCAACGCAGAAACGGGACATTTTCGCCCTGAAAAAACAATCTATGACTTATTCAGAGGGTCCTTTAGTATCAGAAGATACACTGAGAAAGGAATCAAAGCAATATGACGGGACCTGATTGTCCCAATAGGACAACAAGACCCGTGTCGTTTGGCGTCATCCATGAAAACTTGATCTTCCAGAAAAATTGACAAAGCAATATTTTATGGTACTATTGCCGTAGATTCCCCTCAGTAAGGGAGTCCCGGTGCGCGACGTGCGCCGTGGATTACCATATGTAATCCAGATAAAGGCAAACCGATCGAAAGATCGGGACGCAAAGTCACAAAGCTTCACCTTCTTTCTTTCAGTCGGAAGGTATGCTGGTTGGGCCACCTCGGATAAATGGAAAAACTGAAGTTTTATCGAGTGGCCCGTTTCTGAAGAGAACGGGCTTTTTTTATGAGTGTAAAAGGGCAAGGCAGTTCTTAAATACTTCACCTGTCCAAATCACTCTTGAAAAAAGCCTCTTAGATTATCATAGGAGGATCAACTATGGAAAAGGAAGGAAGCAGACAGGGAAACTTAGTCAAATGTTCACTGAACTGCCTTCACAATGAAAGGGGAATGGCTTTAGTCATCTCATTGCTAATGCTTGCTATAGTCACTACAATCGGCATGGCATCCATCATGGCGACCTCCACTGAGCTGCATCTTGGTGGAAATAAACGAGTCACCGCAGAAACACTCTATGTGGCAGAGGCCGGCGTACAGCATGCCCTTCGGGAGCTCAAGGGACAGGACTTTGATGTGGTTGTTGCCGCCAATGTCGGGCAGTCCTGGATCACGGTAAGTGATTTCAACGGAACCCCAGGCATGGGATACACGGTTAAGGTCTCCAATACCAGCGATTCGGGAAACGTCGCAGATACAAACAGTATTTTTGTCACCTCAATAGCAGTGAATCCTTCCGGTGGATCAAAAACCATTGAGGCGGAGGTCAGCAATCCGGCATTAACTTTGCCCATTAACGCCTCCATGAGCGTTTCCGGAAACTTTAGCCGAATTAAATTCTCCGGAAACGCCACGATCAACGGCGACCTTCCGGCGGACGAAACACCTGTCGTTGGGAGTGACTGTGCAGAGCACAAAGCTGGGATTTCAGTTGATTCGATGGACACCTATACCGATATTGATGTGAAGAAACACGCAGGTGATAACATTACGGGTATCGGACTGAATCCCAGCATTCAACTTCGTCCGAGTGATATGAGCCCGACCATGGTCCAGAATATCGCCTCACTGCTCGGAGAAAAGGCAGATCAAACAATTATTGTTGATGATAAGAAGGTCAATAATGATGATGTCGTTTGGGGAACAGTTGATGATCCCCAGGTTACAGTCATTATGATGACTGGGGAAGATGTAAGGATGAAATTTAATGGCAACACAACAGGATACGGTATTCTCATCATCAACAGTGAAACATCCAAGAAAGGACGGGTTGAATTTAATGGCAACTTCGAATGGAACGGTCTCATCGTTATCACGGGGGACGCGGGGTTCGATCGCATAAAGGCAAACGGCAATGATTCCATCACCGGGGGAATCATCCTTGCCAATACCAACGAAGATACCAGCGTGGAAAACTTCAGAATTAAGTCTAATGGAAATACAAGCATTCAGTACAGCTGTAAGGCCTTGACAAACGCCATTGGCCACGCACCATTAATACTGAACTCATGGCATGAGCTTTAAACAAGGGATCCATGGCAAAATGCACAGGGTACGACAATCCTCGCCCCGAAGAGGCGAGGATTGTTCAATAGATCAATCTGGAAGTAATTTTCTACTTAGGACTCTTGACCTTGAAAAACCGACGTAATTATTACCGAATCTTACAAGTACAACCGGACGCCCCTCCCGAGGTGATTAAGGCAAGTTATCGAACCTTGATGGGCCGCTTGAAAAACCATCCCGATTTGGGAGGCACAGCCACAGCAGCCGTATTGATTAATGATGCCTATCAAACATTGAGTGACCTTAAAAAAAGAGCAGACTACGATCAAGGTCTGTTTGAAAAACAGAGTAAGCGTTCCGTATCCGGTACTACCAAGCAGGAATCAATAAAAAAAGAAGCGTGTCCTGTCTGCGAAGAGGATGGCAAGGGCTCTCCTGACCTCTTTCATGAAGGCCGGTGTCCGGTATGCGGAAAGCGGGTCCAGGAAAAGTCTCATCACAGCACTCAAACATCTGAACAGAGGGAATCCGACCGTCATCAGAAAGAAGGGAATCTCTCTTATCAATACTTTCAGTCTGAGAAGAAACATTCGGGGAAACTCATTGATCTTTCGTCAAAAGGGGTGCGATTTATCTCTAAAGAAAAAATGGCCCGCTCTACGGAGCTCAAAATTGAATCACCCTTATTGAAGGGGACCGTCAGAATTACAAATTGCCGAGAGGCGTGGTCACAGAACCGCCCCGTTTATTTTGTGGGAGCTCGATTTGCGACAGTTGAATTTTATCGATCCCGTGGGACATTCCTCTCCATAAAAGTTTAACCTAAGGAAGCTCCGAATAAGTCTGGGTTGCGTTTCTCAGGTGATAAAATATTCCGATTCAAGGCAAAAATCGCAGAGGATGGTTCTCGCGAAGCCATAGCCCGCTATTTTCAATATTTGTAACGCAGAAGCGGGACATTTTAGCCCCGAAAGAGCGAGTCATGACTTATTCAGAACTTTCCTAAGCACCCTCCGATAAATCATGCTACAATTTAAGGCTTGATCCTATCTGGAATATCTAATATTGTTGTCGATCATTAATAATGAGAGGACGCTGAACGGTGTTTTTTATCAATGTTGCCCTTGTGTTCTTTGGGGTTGTGGCCATACTGTCCGCCTTTGGCGGTGATACGCTCGGTCAATCAACCTTCGCCTTTGATGATGACCGGTGGTCTCCAGACAAAGTCGCCTTTTTAAATAGAATTACCCCCAGAGGCTGGATATCCC belongs to Candidatus Manganitrophaceae bacterium and includes:
- a CDS encoding M1 family peptidase — its product is MKEVKRDRLPDCVRPVLYEIALKVLPEEKTFSGSVQIDLRIDAPVREIILHSLDLNIGGVKFQEGESDPISVRIKKDLPSETICLSLKEPVPAGTARLFISFSGRLNRQMRGLYEAHAEGETYAFTQCEATDARRIFPCFDEPAMKARFRLSVCVPSNLTALSNMPVIEEKQDKIQSEGMKELVFDETPVMSTYLLALAVAKLEKEEIKIAGTLVAIWTLPGELHLGKFALEVTSSVLPLLNDYFDLPYPYPKLDLVCVPDFAMGAMENWGAIFFRDSCLLLDKDTASTTAQRRVANVLTHEIVHQWFGNLVTMEWWDDLWLNESFATWLACKIVDQWRPEWHSWVEFQQEKEIPLALDALESTRPIRASVASSAQIEEMFDALTYEKGAACLRMVEQFLGEETFREGIRQYIKQYQYKNAPAEALWKALESASGQPVSAIATDWFTRPGFPLVTVKAGDGDLRELILTQKRFHASGQEEGNEGSRWTIPFSLKYEDSDGTHVHRLLISDETTRCRLPGESEVRWVFGNAGESAYLRTDYDSRLRDKLQPVIAAQLTPSERIGILNHNWALSKNGALPISRFMEILFRFKGDKTRVVVEAMTGYLETLSHHLVLSGDRSAFVSLAKSLIFPVWKELGWDPASGESDDVRLARASALWVMGAIVQDVEILSELPRRQILYLAKRGSLDSTLATPLIRLCARTDGGTRFEQYLNKIKTSKTPEDRDRYLIALADFQKPALTRRVLDFVLSEDVRAQDSWRPIRALFANAVTQGETWKFVQGHWKELREKGGSVGAQRILQSTRSLWGQEWYGEVEAFFAAPENKLPSAERSLRQTLEFIQLGIRFKAQQTEDLSTWLRERKG